TCGGGCGCGAGACGCAGCGTCCAGGCGGCCACGCGCAGGGCGTGGGACAGGTCGTGCGCGGGGTCGTCCCCCAGTCGATGGGCCATCTCGTGCCGCAGCTGCTCGAGCGCCCGGTGCTGGGCGATCACTCGTTCGACCTCTGCGATGTCTGCCATGTTTTCGTGCCTTTCACTCTCGGGTCGGCCGAACGGCCAGTGCGATCTTTGCCTGCTGAAGGCAGGTCGGGGACACTAACATCTAGGTGCGTTCGTCTTTCAGCTGCCGAGGTGAGCCATGAGCAAGCGGTTGGTCGGTGTGGGCGTAGCTTTCTCCGTGTCGCTGCTGGCAGCGGTCAGCTGCGGCGGTAGCGACTCGGGCAGTACGGTCGATGGTACCGGCGGGAAAGGCAACGGGGGCACCGGCGGAAACGGCGGTTCCATCAATTTGGATGGCAGCGCCGCGAACGGCGGCAGCGGAGGCACCATCGATCCGGATGCGGCCTGCGCCGTCGAGAAGGACGAAGCCACGCTGACGCCGGTGAACATGCTGGTCATGTTCGACCGCTCCGGGTCCATGAACCAGAGCGGCAAATGGACCGCCGCCAGCGGCGCCCTGGTCGCGTTCTTCAAGGATCCCGGCACCGCCGGGCTGCGCGTGGCGTTGCGATTCTTCCCGCACGATCAGCCCGCCAGCGGTTGCACCAACCAGCAGTGCTCCGTCTCGGCGTGCGCCCAGCCGCTGGTCCCCATCGGTGCGCTGACGGCGGACCCGGCCCCGACGGACGCTCAGGAGCAGAAGCTCGTGAGCGCCGTCCAGAACCAATCCCCCGGCAACGGCGGCGGAACTCCCATGTACGCGGCCCTCGGCGGCGCGGAGTCTTGGGCAACCAGCTACGCTCAAGCGCATCCCGCCGAGAAGGTCGTCGTGGTGTTGGTGACGGACGGCGCGCCGAACGGCTGCGACGAGAACATCAACCACATCGCCTCCCTCGCTTCCGACGCGCTGGCCAGCGACGAGGTCTACACCTACGCCGTCGGGTTGGAGGGCTCCAACGAGTCGGACATGGACGCGATCGCCCAGGCGGGTGGCACCACCAAGGGCTTCTTCATCGGCAACGGCAA
This window of the Polyangiaceae bacterium genome carries:
- a CDS encoding VWA domain-containing protein codes for the protein MSKRLVGVGVAFSVSLLAAVSCGGSDSGSTVDGTGGKGNGGTGGNGGSINLDGSAANGGSGGTIDPDAACAVEKDEATLTPVNMLVMFDRSGSMNQSGKWTAASGALVAFFKDPGTAGLRVALRFFPHDQPASGCTNQQCSVSACAQPLVPIGALTADPAPTDAQEQKLVSAVQNQSPGNGGGTPMYAALGGAESWATSYAQAHPAEKVVVVLVTDGAPNGCDENINHIASLASDALASDEVYTYAVGLEGSNESDMDAIAQAGGTTKGFFIGNGNAQADLLAALKAIQGSQVSCEFVLPKSSQSGTPIDPAKVNVNFTSGGTSETFSQVGSAAECGAAGGWYYDSATNPTKITLCPSTCTTVQSDKNAKIEILLGCATQITPPT